One Clostridia bacterium DNA window includes the following coding sequences:
- a CDS encoding site-2 protease family protein: MDESRLNTTANEDGGFEVSDAAASHLDAEKPRRQPSWIRWMSVAYVVSKLKVIVPLLLKPAIVFLKINKIALTLLSMLLTIVVYARRYGWKFAIGFVLLLALHEYGHVLAAKLKGLNVTSPVFIPFVGALIFMKDRPENANTEAFVAAGGPLAGSLASLICYGLYLAGGGELFLALAYLGFILNLFNLIPVHPLDGGRIVAAVSPAIWILGIPVVGYLAWIMSDPILAVIMVLGVAQILTARGKSGYLAVPPKVRAAYAATYAVLVAGLGGMALLSYQALT; this comes from the coding sequence GTGGATGAGTCTCGTCTGAACACAACCGCGAACGAAGACGGGGGTTTTGAGGTTTCTGACGCCGCGGCATCCCATCTTGATGCTGAAAAACCTCGTCGACAACCGTCATGGATTCGATGGATGTCGGTTGCCTACGTTGTTTCAAAATTGAAGGTCATCGTGCCGCTGCTCCTTAAACCGGCGATCGTCTTCTTGAAGATCAACAAGATCGCCCTTACGCTCCTCTCCATGCTCCTGACCATCGTGGTCTATGCGCGTCGGTACGGGTGGAAGTTCGCCATCGGGTTTGTCCTTCTTCTTGCGCTTCACGAATACGGGCACGTGCTCGCGGCGAAGCTGAAGGGCTTGAACGTGACTTCACCCGTGTTCATTCCCTTTGTCGGCGCTTTGATCTTCATGAAGGACCGTCCAGAGAATGCCAACACGGAAGCGTTTGTCGCCGCGGGCGGACCCCTTGCCGGGAGTTTGGCATCCCTCATCTGCTACGGGTTGTACCTGGCGGGCGGAGGAGAGCTCTTCCTGGCCCTTGCCTATCTCGGATTTATTCTGAACCTCTTCAACTTGATCCCCGTGCACCCACTGGACGGAGGACGGATCGTCGCCGCGGTCAGCCCGGCCATATGGATCCTCGGGATTCCGGTGGTGGGATACCTGGCGTGGATCATGTCCGATCCCATTCTTGCCGTGATCATGGTTCTCGGAGTGGCTCAAATCCTCACCGCAAGAGGCAAATCCGGGTATCTTGCCGTGCCGCCCAAGGTGCGCGCTGCGTACGCCGCCACCTACGCCGTCCTCGTGGCGGGTCTTGGCGGCATGGCGCTTCTGAGCTATCAGGCACTCACGTAA
- a CDS encoding deoxyribonuclease IV has protein sequence MRLGAHLSIAKGLPQAVKDAIEVGANTFAFFTRNPRGGAVRAMSDDEIRQWTVAREEADIFPIVGHLPYTINLASPKEEAREFGRQTLRDDLERAHRYGCEYLVMHPGSHGGDGVETGIERIVEGIAYALEAQGDTMLLLEGMSGQGTEIGGTFEELAEIMKRLGWPERVGVCLDTCHLYAAGYDIATEAGLADVLDRLERTVGLRRVRALHLNDSKFGLGSRKDRHAKLGEGEIGRAGLHTVLSHPFFRALPWELETPVDDWREYADHIRTAREIAAAG, from the coding sequence TTGCGTTTGGGTGCCCACTTGTCGATCGCGAAGGGGTTGCCCCAGGCGGTCAAGGACGCGATCGAAGTCGGAGCGAACACCTTCGCGTTCTTCACCCGGAACCCCCGCGGCGGCGCGGTGCGGGCCATGTCGGATGACGAGATCCGGCAGTGGACCGTCGCGCGCGAGGAGGCGGACATCTTTCCCATCGTGGGCCACCTGCCGTACACCATCAACCTCGCCAGCCCGAAGGAGGAAGCGCGGGAGTTCGGGCGGCAGACTCTTCGCGACGACCTGGAGCGCGCCCACCGGTACGGCTGTGAGTATCTTGTCATGCATCCCGGCTCGCACGGCGGTGACGGCGTCGAGACCGGCATCGAGCGCATCGTGGAGGGCATCGCCTACGCCCTGGAGGCGCAGGGCGACACGATGCTGCTCCTCGAGGGCATGTCGGGGCAAGGGACGGAGATCGGCGGCACGTTCGAAGAGCTGGCGGAAATCATGAAGCGGCTCGGCTGGCCGGAGCGCGTGGGCGTCTGCCTCGACACCTGCCACCTGTACGCCGCCGGCTACGACATCGCCACCGAAGCCGGCCTCGCGGACGTCCTTGACCGGCTGGAGCGCACCGTGGGGCTGCGGCGCGTGAGGGCCCTGCACTTGAACGATTCGAAGTTCGGCCTCGGCAGCCGCAAGGATCGCCATGCGAAGCTCGGCGAGGGGGAAATCGGACGGGCGGGCCTGCATACCGTTCTCTCGCATCCGTTTTTCCGGGCGCTTCCGTGGGAGCTCGAAACACCGGTCGACGACTGGCGCGAGTACGCCGACCATATCCGTACGGCGCGCGAAATCGCAGCAGCGGGGTGA